One Epinephelus lanceolatus isolate andai-2023 chromosome 17, ASM4190304v1, whole genome shotgun sequence genomic window carries:
- the eno4 gene encoding LOW QUALITY PROTEIN: enolase 4 (The sequence of the model RefSeq protein was modified relative to this genomic sequence to represent the inferred CDS: substituted 2 bases at 2 genomic stop codons): protein MSPKFGYRNQTTTNTKHTNQSTPHTALASPYVLRARPQLLVGAELRKGRKSNTAEKPIPSAEPPKPVLPGSLAIGSVSLAVAKRGAKIQDIPLYKYIAALKNRKAPTQFHIPVSLVTLLNYGKTPPGKLNLLEEVILIPKVGQRVKQIITMTLEIQKEMMRIMNTATKAGVRDIAIYSLQEXGLVMAATYEQPLDLITEACTNVGLALGTEIHLAVNCAAPELLDYSKGKYEVVTGVLKSPYELVDLYQNLISKYPAVVALIDPFRREDIDQWEKLSNVIGGSCLLLSDMTXKLKAPPLPGVRGHILKHINETTVSDLITKWKCTELPPMVPRPPGLTSGALDRCSSVGEKSGEDYGDGEPQLRIAV from the exons TCCATACGTGCTGAGAGCAAGGCCACAGCTCCTGGTGGGAGCTGAGCTGAGAAAAG GTAGAAAGAGCAACACTGCAGAGAAGCCAATCCCTTCAGCAGAGCCACCCAAGCCAGTTTTGCCTGGGAGCTTGGCCATTGGCTCAGTGTCTCTGGCAGTGGCCAAAAGAGGGGCAAAAATACAGGATATCCCACTGTACAAATACATAGCagctctgaaaaacagaaag GCTCCAACACAGTTTCACATCCCTGTCTCTTTGGTAACTTTGCTGAACTATGGGAAGACTCCTCCTGGAAAACTGAATTTACTTGAGGAAGTCATCCTGATCCCCAAAGTTGGACAGCGAGTCAAACAA ATAATCACAATGACCCTTGAGATACAGAAGGAGATGATGAGAATAATGAACACTGCAACAAAAGCTGGGGTGAGGGACATTGCGATTTATTCACTGCAAGAATAGGGCCTGG TGATGGCTGCGACCTACGAGCAGCCTCTAGATCTGATCACTGAAGCCTGCACTAATGTTGGACTGGCACTGGGGACAGAGATCCATTTAGCAGTAAACTGTGCTGCCCCTGAGTTATTGGACTAT tCTAAGGGAAAGTATGAAGTTGTAACAGGAGTTTTGAAGTCACCATATGAATTAGTTGATCTGTACCAAAACCTCATCAGCAAATACCCAGCAGTGGTGGCCTTAATCGATCCATTTAGGAGAGAG GACATAGACCAGTGGGAAAAGTTGAGCAATGTGATTGGAGGCTCATGTTTGCTGCTCTCTGACATGACTTAGAAGTTAAAGGCTCCGCCCCTTCCAGGAGTCAGAGGTCACAtcttaaaacacattaatgagACAACAGTCAGTGATTTGATCACCAAG tggaagtgcaCGGAGCTGCCACCCATGGTCCCGCGgccccccggcctgacctcTGGGGCCCTGGAcaggtgctcaagtgtgggtgagaagaGCGGAGAGGACTACGGAG ATGGCGAGCCACAGTTAAGGATTGCTGTTTGA